In Sphingobacterium sp. R2, the genomic stretch TTTTCCTCTCTTCCATTTTTATTGCCTTTCATTTCAGAAGGTTCCTGCCGATCCAACACACGGCAGGAACAATTGTTTTTAAAAACTAACGATAAGTGCTGTTACAGCCGTCACACTATTTTTCACCAACTTATTTGTCCGATCAAGGAAAATAGCATCTTTATTTGTGAGATTACGTAGTTCCGTACGCCAAAGAACATTGGGAAGAATGGCATAATCTGCATTTAAAGAATAGCCAAACGTTTGAAAACCTTGCTCTGTAGTCGTAGAAACGATCACACCATGCTTATCGTTGTAATATTCTCCTCTTGCTGTTAAGCTAAATTTTTCGGTCGTCGCGTATCGTGCAATTAACACTGGGGTGTACCATACATTGTACTTCGAACTACCTTTTGCTTTTTGTTCAGCTCCAATATCAAATCCGAATGTGATTCCCAGCTTTTCGTTCATTTGATAAATTGCATAAAGGTTATGAAAATAGCGCATCTGTCTGACGCTATCCGCTTTATCACTGCCTATAAAAGAACCACTATTGATGGTCCATTTAGCTGTCGGTTTATAGACCAATTGATGGCCAAATGCTGGTAAACTGCTACCGTCCACCCGTTGAATCCGCTGCCATCCGTTTAAAATAAGCCCACTTAAAAATAGTTTTCCCGATGCGGATGTATAGGATATTTTTGCTCCGGTTTCAAAATAAGGTGAATTATCCGCAAAAATACTCCTTGTTACAGTCCAATTATCCTTTCCTATAGCGCTTTCAAAGCCCAAATGGGAAGAAAATATGCCAGCATCGATCCATAAATTATGTTTTTTCGAGATACGAACGCCGGCATTCGCTTCGTAAATATTTTTTAAGACACCGGGTTCCGCACTGTAGTTCGCATTCATATATGTACCGACACCTAAAGCAAGATTTGCACGGGTATTTATTGTTTCGTATGTAGCTTTTAAAAATGCCAAGTTTATGTTTACTTCATTCGTCCTATTGTGACTATATACAAAGCCTGGGCGTGTATTTCCAAGTGGATTGTTAAAGTCCCGAAGGTAATATGCTTCAAGGTAACCACTGATAGACAATTGGGTGTTTTGAGTCGTATCTTGCTGTGCAAATAATTGTGTTGCCCCTGCGAGTAAACAGACCAACATCGCTAGTTTTTTCATGTAAATTGTTCTTATAAAATGTATATCGATGACCCTTCAGGTCAATTTTATTTTTCAGCCATCTCGTCCAAAGCAATATTTAGTTCAAGGACATTGATTTTGCGAGGTCCAAACATATTCCATAAAGGCGTCTGAACGTGGGCATCAACAAGAGACTGTAGGCTATTTACCGATATACCTCTCGCTTTCGCAACACGATCAATTTGTATTTTTGCTGCCTCGATGGAGATATCTGGATCCAAACCACTCCCACTGGCTGTAACAATGTCTACCGGCACCTGTTCGCGTTTTACGGTGGGATTGTGGACTAAGAACGTATCAATACGGACCCTAACTTCCGAAAGATATTCCCCATTAGAGGGCCCTTTGTTACTTCCTCCCGATCCTGCTGCATTATAACCAACAGCGGAAGGACGCGACCAGAAGTAATCATCACGCGTAAAGGCCTGTCCAATATTTCTGTAATACTTTTGCCCGTTGTACGCTAGCATTTCCCCTTTTCCATGATTAGGTGCTATTTGCGCTATTGCCCATACGAGGGCTGGATATACCACTGAGAGCAGGAGCAATAAAACAATTGTAATCTTTATTGCCGGATATATATGTGTTTTCATCTTTGCTTTTATTATTAAAAATGTATTAGATAAATAGGGAAACCAGTAGGTCTATGACCTTGATACCAATAAATGGAACGAGTACTCCACCAAGTCCAAAAACGAGCAGATTTCTCCGTAACAGTGCGCTTGCACCTATAGGTTTGTATGCGACTCCTTTCAATGCCAACGGAATCAGTAATGGGATAATAATTGCGTTAAAGATGACAGCTGATAGTATGGCACTTTGTGGACTACTGAGCTGCATAATGTTTAAACCTTGAAGTTCGGGTATTGCTGCAATAAACAAGGCCGGAATGATAGCAAAATATTTAGCGACATCGTTTGCAATACTAAACGTCGTTAGCGTACCTCTGGTCATCAACAATTGTTTACCTATCTCCACAACCTCAATCAATTTGGTTGGATCATTGTCGAGATCGACCATATTTCCGGCCTCTTTTGCAGCTTGTGTACCGCTGTTCATCGCTACACCAACATCGGCTTGTGCAAGTGCCGGGGCATCGTTTGTACCATCCCCCATCATGGCGACCAATCGCCCGTCAAGCTGTTCTTTTTTGATATAGTTCATCTTGTCTTCGGGTTTCGCTTCGGCGATGAAATCATCCACTCCCGCTTTTTCGGCAATATATTTGGCCGTTAACGGATTGTCTCCTGTCACCATAACAGTCTTTATACCCATTTTTCGCAATCGTTCAAAGCGTTCATGAATCCCGGGTTTTATCACATCCTGCAATTCTATGACACCGAGTACTTGTTCATTCTCGGCTACGACCAATGGCGTTCCCCCATTTTGAGAGATAAGCTTTACGCGTTCCTCTATTTCCTGAGGAAATAGATTTCCAGCCTTTACAATGATATTTCGAATAGCATCTGTTGCACCTTTACGAATACGTGTCTGTTCAAAGTCTATTCCCGAACTACGGGTTTCGGCGGTAAACTTAATGAATGCCGGGTTTTCGACCTTATAGCTCGATGGGTTGACACCAGCCAATTCGACAATTGATTTCCCTTCTGGTGTTTCATCGGCCATGGAGCTCAATGTTGATGCACGTACCAGCGCTTCCTTCAGGACACCATCGGCGGGGTAAAAATTTGTCGCCTTACGATTTCCGATCGTAATGGTTCCAGTTTTATCAAGCAACAAGACATCAATGTCACCCGCCGTTTCAACTGCCTTGCCACTTTTTGTTATAACATTTGCACGAAGTGCACGATCCATTCCCGCGATACCAATTGCCGATAAAAGACCACCTATTGTTGTTGGAATCAGACAGACAAAAAGTGAAATAAACGAAGCAATGGTGATACCAACATTGGCATAATCTGCAAATGGTTTTAAGGTCACCGTTACGATAATAAATACAAGTGTAAAACCTGCCAAAAGGATGGTTAAGGCAATCTCATTAGGTGTTTTTTGGCGGCTTGCCCCTTCGACCAATGCGATCATCTTATCCAAAAAGCTCTCCCCCGGTTCTGTCGTCACCTGCACAACAATTCGATCGGACAAAACCTTGGTACCACCGGTAACTGAACTTTTATCACCTCCAGCCTCGCGGATCACCGGTGCTGATTCTCCGGTAATTGCACTCTCATCTATTGTCGCCAACCCCTCAATAATCTCCCCATCCAATGGAATTACATCACCAGCCTGACAAACAAAAACATCATTTTTTTTCAATTGAGCGGATGAAACCACCCGACCATCGCGCAGGGTTGCCGGAGTTTCCTCTCGAGTTTTCCGAAGACTATCTGCTTGCGCCTTACCGCGGGCTTCGGCAATTGCCTCAGCAAAATTTCCAAACAATAAGGTTAAAAATAGAATAAGAAATACCGTAAAATTATAACCAAGTGTACCTTGTGATTTTTCCCCAGTCATTATCCAAAGACAAACGACGGCCATAATCAGCGTCCCGATTTCCACGGTAAACATCACTGGATTACGGAACATTATTTTAGGATTTAGCTTCACGAAAGATTGCTTTAACGCCTGTTGTACAAGTTCTTTCTGAAACAATGTTTGTTGATTGCTCATTTTTAGAATTCTTTAATTTTAAGTACTACATGGAAAAATATTCCGCAATTGGACCCAATGCCAAGGCAGGGAAGAAAGAGAGTGCTGCAATAATCGCGATCACAGCGAATACCATTAAACCGAATGTACTTGTATCTGTTTTTAGCGTTCCCTCCCCTTCAGGTATAAATTTTTTCTCAGCCAATAATCCCGCAATAGCAATTGGCCCTATAATCGGTATGAAGCGGCCGAGTAACAATACGATGCCTGTCGAAATGTTCCACCAAATTGTACTATCTCCAAGACCTTCAAATCCACTACCATTGTTAGCTGCGGATGAAGTATATTCGTACAATATTTCACTAAAACCATGGAATCCAGGGTTATTCAATGTAGAAGCACCTTGGGCTGGAAACGCTGTCGCAAGTGCTGTACCGACAAGGATTAGAAAAGGATGGGCAAGAGCAACAATCATAGCGATTTTCATTTCCCGCGCTTCAACTTTCTTACCCATAAACTCTGGTGTGCGCCCCACCATCAAGCCACTAATGAAAACGGCGAGTATAATAAAAATGAAGAAATTGAGTATCCCCGCGCCTACACCGCCATAAAAAGCATTCACCATCATCGCTAGAAGTTCGTTCATACCAGATAAGGGCATGTAACTATCATGCATAGAATTGACAGAACCCGTCGAAATCATCGTTGTAACAATACTCCAAAACCCCGATGCCGCTGCACCAATACGTATTTCCTTTCCCTCCATGGCGCCCATAGACGTGTCAATACCCATCTGCGCGATCGCTGGATTTCCAGCCATCTCCATTTTTATATTTGGTATTGTCAGGATGATAAACCCAATGGTCATCACACCAAACATCATCCATGAAAATTTACGCTTGCGAATAAAAAAGCCGAATGCAAATATCATCGCCATCGGGATAATAAACTGGGCAATCATTTCCACCATATTGGTCAAATAATTGGGATTTTCAAATGGATGCGCACTGTTCGCACCGAAAAAACCACCTCCATTTGTACCAAGATGTTTAATTGGGACAAAGGCAGCTACCGGTCCTCGGCTTACCTGTACGGTATCTCCAGCGACAGTAATCATGCTGTTCTTACCTTCGAAAGTCATCGGCATGCCTTGGAATACGAAGATGGCAGCAACCAAGACAGAGATAGGCAGTAAAATCCGGGTGCAAGACTTCACAAAGAAATCGTAAAAATTGCCCAATTGTGTTGTTGTCTTATCCCTAAAAGCTTTGAAAATAACCACTGCTGCAGCCATTCCCACGCCTGCGGTCACGAATTGAAGAAACATGAGCCAAATTTGTCCTAGATAGCTCACTCCTGATTCACCGGAATAGTGCTGGAGATTACAGTTGACCAAAAAAGAGATACTGGTATTAAAGGCCAAATCAGCAGTCATTCCGGGATTCCCATCTGGATTTAAAGGCAAATGTGCCATATTCATCAGGATAGCCATGCTCAACAGGAACCACAGTAGATTAATTGTCAAAAGAGCAACGAGGTGCTGTTTCCAAGTCATCTGGAGGCTAGGATTAATTCCTGTCACCCGATAAAAAAAACGTTCCAATGGTTGAAACAATGGATCTAACCAGGTTTTTTCATTGCCATATACCTTAGCTATATATTTCCCAAGGGGAAGTCCGAGTAGTAATGTTACGGTGAACATCACTATGATTCCAAGAATCTCTGTATTCATTTCTTTAGTTGATTTGTATAAAAAGTGTATCATGACCGATCGTCATCTAACCTCAAGCTCTTATTTTCGCTATGTAACACGAAAAGAACTGACTGAGAGCGGGATTTCATCGTCGACGATAGAGAATGAGTAATCTTATTATTAAAATTTTTCTGGCTTTAGAAGTACATAACAGATATATGCAAAAACCAGTAGTGCTACAATAAATAAAGCTGTCATTTACTTTGATATTAATAGATTATGAATTTGTTGTCCTTTAAGGACCTCTAAAAATGGTGTTGGCAGCTGAGCTTCGATTACCGCCCATGCATTGACCGAACTGATGCGCCGAAGACCTCCTAAAGATCTTACAAAGAGATTTTCCAGAATGTATTTGACGTAATGGTTTCCTCGTCCATAAATCATTCCGAGGAAATGAATATGCTGGCAAATTTTGTCCGTATTTTGCAATATAATTAAGCTCCGAAGGTGATTAATAACGGCCTGTAGGGCTCCTGCAAAATTGTGCTTCCGTAATAGGAAACTAATCTCTGATCGGATTTCCTTATAATGGAGCGCCATATACAAACCTGCACCGTATTGATTTAATTTTTTCATGTTGTGCGTAAAACTATACTTCAAAATCTAACCGATATAGAGTTGAAAAATCATTGCAATAATCAACACCACTACTATGATCTTCGCTATACGGTCTCCCGATAAATTATGTGCGGAACTTCTGCCTTTATTTTCTTGCTTCTCTTTCATATTATTTCTTTCATATTTTGCCGAAAAAATCGACCATTTTATAGAATAACCAGAAGAACAAAATTCCAGTTAAGACGAGTATGATTGTTATTACCATTGTTAAATTTTATTAGTGAATCGCGATTTCATTTTGTTAAACTCAATTACATACCAGCAGCTTTACCGATCGTCTCCCGCGGAGGACTCTTGCCACATACTTTTCTTTTCCGTCCTGTTTTCATATTTACATTCATTTGTCCCAATAAGCCAAACAGCGTTCCACCATGCCATAAAACATCATAAAACATTATGAATCAGATGATATAAAAAAATAAGTCACAAAATAGAATTGGAGAATCCTATCATTTTGATAAGGTTATTTTATCAAAATGAGAATGACTATGCTGAAAATGTGATAAAATCATTATAATGTGTACCTTGTCATCTATGCTTGAAAGGTGACCAAAAAAGTATAGACGGCTTGAGCCGATTTATCTTTTAATATGATGGGCCAGCACATTTTAAAAATTCATGAATGAACGGGAGAATAGGTGAACCTCGAGTTAAGTATTAGCAGAAGCACTATGTAACAAATTTGCAAAGGAATATGAAATCGTCTCCAAAAGTTCACATTAAAAATTATTTTAGGAAATACATATTAGTTGGGAAAACGTATTAACGAGACACTTATACAAATAAAAACAATGATAAACTTAAACCTTTTCAAAAAAATCACCTTATGGGTCTTTCTAGGCTGTATTTTACTCTCCTGTCAAAATGAAAAAAGCAGTCCCAATACATTGACAGAAGAAGAGCAAAGTAACGGCTGGCAACTTCTATTTGATGGTAACACGCTCAACAATTGGCATACCTACAATAATAGCAAAAATGCGCCTACAGCCTGGGTCGTTAAAAATGGGACTATTTACTGCAATCCAAACAGTGAAAGCCAAAAATATGACTTGGTATCGGACAAAGAGTATAAAAATTATGAGTTTAAGTTTGAATGGAAGCTGGAAAAAGAGGGAAATAGTGGCGTTTTTGTCAATGTACAGGAAAGACCGGATATCAATGCGACCTACCATTCAGGACCAGAATATCAATTGTTAGCAGATTCTCATCCTGATTTTGATAAGCCGCTAAAGCGTTCCGGCTGTCTTTATACATTTCTACCGCAGCAGAACTTTGTCAATATTAAAGCACAGGATGATTGGAATGAATCGAGTATTATTCAGAAAGACGGAAAGGTAAAGTTCTACCTGAATGGTAAAATCACTGCTGAAATGGATTTTAATTCCGCTAAATGGAAAGATTTGGTAAAACATAGTAATTTCAAAGATTATCCAGAGTTTGGTAAACATATTAGTGGTAAATTGGCACTACAGGATTGGTCCAGAGGCGTATCGTTTAGAAACTTAAAAATAAAACCATTGTAACAAAAAGTCCTATTCTCGTTATAGGTTAAGCAATAGCTATCGAGAAACAGCTGTTCGCTATGGGGAGGTATCTCTAAACCAATGTAAAAAGATGAAACCGGTAGTGGTTTCATCTTTTTTATAACTAGATTTTTCAGTAACCATATTAGGATAAGGACGCGCCAATAAACTGTAAAAAGGTACCACTAGCGCGAGGAAAAAGGTTAGTATGGGTGCTAAAAAACTTCGTCGACAAGTTCTTTATTAACCATTGCTCCAGCTAGGTTTCCTGTAGCAACAGCATTTGCCACCGAACGCATCATACTAGAATTATCTCCACAGGCAAAAACTCCTTCAAGTGAAGTTTTTTGAAAATTATCTATTTTGATATGTCCCTGTTCCGTTATTTCACAACCTAGGGCGGCAGGAATAGCCGAATGTTGCCTAAAAGGAATGGCAGCATAAACAGCATCGAAGGGAAGTTCACGACCGTCTTTTAATTGCACCTGCTGAACCCATCCATTCTTGTGCTGGATTTTAATTATTTCTTCTTCAATGATCGAAATACCGTGTAACTTCAGTTTTGCTTTCTGCTTAACATCAAAACTAGCCTTACCAAAAGTCAATAGCGTTAAGTCGGATGACAGATTGTGAACCAAACCTGCAAGGTGAAGAGCTCTTTCACCATTGGCCATAATAGCAGTTTTTCCTTTTCGAAATTCATAACCGTGACAATATGGGCAATGGATAACCGAAATTCCCCAACAGGCTGAAAATCCTTGTATACTGGGCATAATATCTTCCACACCAGTTGAAAAAATGAGCTTTTTAGCCTGAAAGACGTCTCCATTTTCGATGTTTATTTCATACCCTGTAGCTGTCTTCGTGCCGCTCACAGCAAGCCCTTTCTGAAACTTGACACTCGGGTAGTTCAGAACTTCTTCCCTTGCTTTTTTCGCTATACTCAGCGGCTTTTCACCATCATGGGTGATGAAATTGTGGGAGTGCGGCGTCTGTCGATTACAAGGCAACCCACTATCGATAATCAGCACATTCCGCAAGGAACGTCCTAATGCCATCGCTGCAGAAAGTCCGGCATAACTTCCCCCAACAATAATTACCTCATAGCTTCTATCATCTTTCATATATACATTATTAAATATTAATCCTCTTCTGACACAAAATAAATTAGGAACGATAATTCTCTTCTACCGCTCTAATTTCCAGTAATCCATATGGGCCGAGTTCTCTGTATCAATGGTATTAACATCGTAAAGTACATGTTTACTCCACCAGATATGGCAAATCTATCTTTGCCTAACCTACCTGGTTCAAAAATGGATTAAAAGTCAACTAAACGAAGATAGCACTTTTCACTATTGCAACTATGTAGCAAAAACATTAAATGCTATTAAATTGCAAATAAATTACAATCGGATGAATTACTGGGATCATGGTTATATATCAGTATTGAAAACCTGTGCTAGGCTTAAATATCTTTGCTGATGAAAATGAATATCATCAAAAAACAAAACATGAAAACGATAAAGACATTTTTAGCAGCTTCATTATTTCCATTGCTTACGATACAGGCCAGCGCACAAAAATTGGATAAGATGCTTTGGTTTAACGAACCGACAGAATGGAACATCAAAGACAATTCGCTGTCGATGTTCGTTACGCCTAAAAGCGATTATTGGCGTATCTCTCATTATGGATTTACAGTAGATGACGCGCCCTTTTTCTATACGCTACGCGGGGGTGAGTTTGAAGTCAAGGCAAAGATCTCGGCTAATTACCAAACCCGCTTTGACCAAGCAGGTCTCATGTTGCGCATTGATCAGGAGAATTATATAAAAGCAGGAATCGAATTTGTTGACGGAAAATACAATTTAAGTACGGTCGTTACGCATAAAACAAGTGATTGGAGCATTGTTCCGATCGATAAGGAAATCCCCTACATCTGGATCAAAGCGATACGTCGATTAGATGCTGTTGAATTTTTCTATTCTTTTGATGACAAGGAGTATATCATGATGAGAAATGCCTGGCTACAGGATAATCACCCTGTTATGGTCGGTCTAATGGCAGCTTCACCTGATGGCAATGGCTTTCAGGCGAAATTTGATCATTTTACGATCACACACCTTGCAGATCAACGTCGAAGCAAATGGCTAAAAGAGAATAATTCAAACTAAAAACACCGACGCCCGCCTAATACAGCCGCATAGACGGGCGTTATCTTAAATCTGTTCAGTATCATCCTGCTGCATCGTATTAAACACACTTACTGCTTCATATGAATTTCGGACGCGAAGCTTTTGGAGTATATTTTGGCGATGACGATTTACTGTATTTACACTTAGTCCTAGTTTTTCGGCAATTCGCTTGCTAATCATTCCTTTCTTAATACAGCTTAAAATTTCCTTCTCTCGTGTGCTAATCGAAGTTTTCGCACCATAACCATCCAGTTGATGGACTACGCCTGTTACCTGATTGAGAATATAATTTCGGAGATTGACTGATGTTTCAGTTTCTGGTAATAGGGTATAACAGCATAAAGCCAACTGTGGAAATTCCGGTCCCGGGGTGTCCAAGTAAAAAATTTGATGGGACAGCTGCATGATTTGCCCCTCTCGCCCTTCGACCCGCAGGATGCTGTTTGCTTGATAATTGAATCGCTCCTCCAGATCCATTTTTTTGACTAAGTCGAGAAATTGAAGTTCCAAAGCATGCTTGATGGCCAAATCATCGGGGTAAACACGTTCGAGAAGAAAATCTTCCCAAATTCCATTTATCTCCATTTTCTTTTCACCTGCAGGAAGATAAAGTCGCTCTGCAATTGTTCCGATATAGGTATAACTCCAGTTCGCTGTAAGGTCACTCAGTACGGCTATACCATTATGAATGTCGGCAAAAGTTTTTGCGTAACTCTTATAGTGTTTTAGCACAGATAAATCAATGCTGCTATTTCTTAGCCTACGCTCCGAAAAATTCTTATCTAATTTTTTTTTGATCTCCGATTTCATTTCATTTCACACTTAAAAAAACTTCATTTTAGGCCTTTAAAAAGAAAGTCCAACGCGAAGATAAGGCAAGGTTGCTTCTTTACTAAAACCGAGTACCCCCTGAATCGTGAGCAGGTCTCCAGGCATAAAATAAATTCCACCGCCGTAGCCCATATGCCAGTCATTGGAATTTTCATGACTCATCCAAACCCTCCCAATATCATAAAAACCAATTGCCCCGACTGTTCCAGGAACGATATAAGAAGAGTAGCTAAATAATTTTAATCGCATGTCAAAATTATTATATAGCGCTGTTTTCCCAGTGAACCGTCGAGAATTATACCCTCTTAAGCTCATTTCACCACCAATTTGCGCATGCTGATAAAAATAGGGATCTCCCCATACCGCATCAAATCCTAGACGGTTTGCGAAAGTAATATAGTTATCGGCAACCGTTTTATAAAAACTCATGGAATGCTGCAATTTTGTATAGTTACGGACCCCCCATACAATTTCAGCATTCCAGCCCAGCCTGGTATGTACATGTACTCCAGATTTAGGATTGGCCATATTATCGCGTGTATCATAATCTATCCCGCCAGTAAGCCCAGTGAAGAAATTACTTCCATAAATAGGTTCCGATGGATATTTTTGATGGAATTCCTCAAAATAACGTCCAACATTATTCGATTCTTTACTCGTATAATATTCGGAAGAAGATCCATAGAACACCTTGAATTCAGGCGCTAGGTGCTTTTCCAGAAAAATGTCACCGCTCACAAGGTCAAATCGATTTCGATAATATGAAATGCGCTTTGAATCCGATTTATCAAAAATAGTATTGTTTCCATATCCAAAGAAATTACTCAGGTTTTTGGGACCAAGGGACGAAAGATGAATATAAAGATCATGCCCTGCAATGAGATCTTTGTAATTCCCTTTGTAATCAAACATAAATGATTCGCGACCGGTCAAATAACTGCCAAGAAACTGATGCCGATAGGCATAAGGCTTCTTTCTGAAGCCCTGATTCTCGATCATATACCCCAGTCCAAAAATAAGTCCACGATCAACCCCATAATCTAGGTTAAAAACGACCCCTTTACGATCATAGATAAAATTTTCATAGTCAAACTTATGGACAGCGCTGTCTTTGCTCAACTTCAGATGAATAGCATCATCAACCTGCATAGCACCCGGCACCTGATTTTTACTATCATAGATATAAACTTTGCTGCCATTGGCAAATTTATCCGTTGTACGGTAAAGATTCTGTCCTTCCCCGCCAATTAGCCGGATCTTTATAGGGGATTTCCCTGATCCATGTAACTTATATTCGTCAGCGCCAGATATGCCATATATACGGACTTCTTTAGTCTGATCAGGTAAAAAAGTACGCTTTAATAATTTTCGCCCTTCGGTTCCATCTTTTTTCTTGTTGTGAATATTGACAGTGACCGAGCCATCCTTATTGTAATCGACATCCACAAATTCAGATTCCGCGGACAATGGTAGTTCAACGACACGCGCCAGAAATCGATAGTAGGTCAGTCCGCTTTCCATCAGCTCGTCCCTTCTTGAACGAATATTTGTTTCCAATTCATTCGCACTCATTTTCACAATTGTATCAGGCATCGTTAACATCGCTTGATGAATCAACGAATCCGTCAGTGTTTTCTGAACAAACTGTATTTCGTCAATCCATTCGTCCTCTGTAAGATGAGTGAGAAAAAAATGATCAAAAGTACTCGCATTAAAATTCCAATGGGGCACATTTCGGATATGTGGACTAAAGGGTTGCAAATGAGCCTTCAACCATTGATAGGAAAGTAATGTGGGAAATACACCCGAAGTTTTATAATATACCTTATCCCGATCCCTTGGGACGGGAGTATAGATCTTTTTACCTTTTTCCTTTTCGGGATCCCAACGCCAATTATCTTGATGACGATCCCAGTCACCAAGCGTAAAGTCGAGCATCCGGGCGCGTAACGTAAGCTTTTGATCAATTTGCGTATCATTATCTT encodes the following:
- a CDS encoding helix-turn-helix transcriptional regulator, with amino-acid sequence MKSEIKKKLDKNFSERRLRNSSIDLSVLKHYKSYAKTFADIHNGIAVLSDLTANWSYTYIGTIAERLYLPAGEKKMEINGIWEDFLLERVYPDDLAIKHALELQFLDLVKKMDLEERFNYQANSILRVEGREGQIMQLSHQIFYLDTPGPEFPQLALCCYTLLPETETSVNLRNYILNQVTGVVHQLDGYGAKTSISTREKEILSCIKKGMISKRIAEKLGLSVNTVNRHRQNILQKLRVRNSYEAVSVFNTMQQDDTEQI
- a CDS encoding BamA/TamA family outer membrane protein, which gives rise to MRRIFTLIACCCIFSSQAQRIDSMTTVIAPEYDRVGLLHRFWLGDSYRKLYNTPVRMRVMDLGTERGGLHIVKLGGGMQTQSLRLVDSMGREWVLRSIQKYPERSLPESLRKTFAKDIVQDQISIHHPFGALTVPPFNKALSIPSASPELVFVGDDPRLGDYREVFKNRAYMFEARAPFEDKKTDNTAKVMRKLLEDNDTQIDQKLTLRARMLDFTLGDWDRHQDNWRWDPEKEKGKKIYTPVPRDRDKVYYKTSGVFPTLLSYQWLKAHLQPFSPHIRNVPHWNFNASTFDHFFLTHLTEDEWIDEIQFVQKTLTDSLIHQAMLTMPDTIVKMSANELETNIRSRRDELMESGLTYYRFLARVVELPLSAESEFVDVDYNKDGSVTVNIHNKKKDGTEGRKLLKRTFLPDQTKEVRIYGISGADEYKLHGSGKSPIKIRLIGGEGQNLYRTTDKFANGSKVYIYDSKNQVPGAMQVDDAIHLKLSKDSAVHKFDYENFIYDRKGVVFNLDYGVDRGLIFGLGYMIENQGFRKKPYAYRHQFLGSYLTGRESFMFDYKGNYKDLIAGHDLYIHLSSLGPKNLSNFFGYGNNTIFDKSDSKRISYYRNRFDLVSGDIFLEKHLAPEFKVFYGSSSEYYTSKESNNVGRYFEEFHQKYPSEPIYGSNFFTGLTGGIDYDTRDNMANPKSGVHVHTRLGWNAEIVWGVRNYTKLQHSMSFYKTVADNYITFANRLGFDAVWGDPYFYQHAQIGGEMSLRGYNSRRFTGKTALYNNFDMRLKLFSYSSYIVPGTVGAIGFYDIGRVWMSHENSNDWHMGYGGGIYFMPGDLLTIQGVLGFSKEATLPYLRVGLSF